A window from Primulina eburnea isolate SZY01 chromosome 2, ASM2296580v1, whole genome shotgun sequence encodes these proteins:
- the LOC140820585 gene encoding LOW QUALITY PROTEIN: uncharacterized protein (The sequence of the model RefSeq protein was modified relative to this genomic sequence to represent the inferred CDS: inserted 1 base in 1 codon) — protein sequence MANAQQQVQQKHESTTSNARSEFERGLEELMREHCDDCMSFASCSSPRTTNTEDDEDEGEQFVRRRRRSDLDGDDFAESSAARRRHSRILSQWAARQAQEMMTTIERRNRESKLMALAGLHTVSMLDSSFLRESQSPNSRRQGNVERLSTRASSILQMWRELEDEHALNRARDRVRGRLRQRIIMDSNTNASLNITESQDSGNHGPRRDANESENNFASWTYDQVGSQNENRYIDNSSREQSPDLGEVERERVRHIVRGWVESDVSNPSSNALPRNESLRAEWLGETEHERVXIVREWMQTTSQQRGSLVGHTGDRDNGMGSQADRSSEGSAADQDEGPPEQIRRDMLRFRGRQSFLDLLVKIERERQGELQGLLEHRAVSSFPHRNRIQSLLRGRFLRNERPVENERPPSFAAGELNQLRQRHTVSGLREGFGSRLDNINRDQVELQRESREENSHQLPDHEVNLDSSTYGRSTNQEVTADMGSSDGEGQVTDGERVSQRQSARDDSNGWVNSASEVTNRNWQENLVPDRDLEALLTEAGEQHGLEETHDVWQNDGPREAEDNRSARHSEPSRLRHSILNRGVTRFHPPDDDNVYSMELRELLSRRSVSNLLHSGFRESLDQLIQSYVQRQGRAPIDWDLDRNLPLSASLVMDQPTRDDEHNQDELDTIGRPSLVLPTPPLPPPQPLWHQALRHSGWPRHSAHRSELEWDTINDLRADVAKLQQGMNHMQRTLEACMDMQLELQRSVRLEVSAALNRSTGGQGIPATSKDGSKWGLVKKGTCCVCCDDHIDSLLYSYIKIMTSNGNYPLGHSEDICD from the exons ATGGCCAATGCTCAGCAACAAGTACAACAAAAACATGAGAGCACGACCAGTAATGCTCGTTCAGAATTTGAGAGGGGCTTGGAGGAGTTGATGCGCGAGCATTGTGACGATTGTATGTCCTTCGCATCATGCAGTTCGCCCAGAACAACTAATACTGAAGATGATGAGGATGAGGGAGAACAATTtgtcaggaggaggaggaggtctGATCTTGATGGTGATGACTTTGCAGAGTCTTCCGCTGCTAGGAGGCGCCACTCGAGGATTTTGAGCCAGTGGGCTGCACGCCAGGCCCAGGAAATGATGACTACTATTGAGAGGAGGAATCGTGAGTCCAAGCTGATGGCACTTGCAGGCTTGCACACTGTCTCAATGCTTGATTCTTCTTTCTTGAGGGAGTCACAATCCCCAAATTCTAGGCGCCAAGGTAATGTGGAGAGGCTAAGTACCCGGGCCTCATCTATTTTGCAGATGTGGCGGGAGTTGGAGGATGAGCATGCACTGAATCGTGCTCGGGATAGAGTAAGGGGAAGATTGAGACAACGGATAATCATGGATTCTAATACAAATGCATCTTTAAATATCACAGAAAGCCAGGATAGTGGCAATCACGGTCCTAGGAGAGATGCTAATGAGAGTGAGAATAACTTTGCAAGCTGGACCTATGATCAGGTGGGCTCACAGAACGAGAATAGGTACATTGACAATTCTAGTCGTGAACAATCTCCAGATCTTGGAGAAGTCGAGAGGGAGAGAGTGAGGCATATTGTCCGTGGATGGGTGGAGAGTGATGTTAGTAATCCTTCATCTAATGCTTTGCCGAGGAATGAGAGTCTCAGAGCTGAATGGCTTGGCGAGACTGAGCATGAGAGGG GGATTGTACGAGAGTGGATGCAGACGACAAGTCAGCAAAGAGGGTCTCTGGTTGGACATACGGGAGACCGAGATAATGGAATGGGCTCTCAAGCTGATCGTTCTAGTGAAGGGTCTGCTGCTGATCAAGACGAAGGTCCACCGGAGCAAATTCGCAGGGATATGTTGAGGTTCAGAGGAAGACAATCTTTTCTTGATTTGCTTGTAAAAATTGAAAGAGAAAGGCAGGGGGAACTTCAGGGTCTGTTGGAACATCGTGCTGTTTCTTCATTTCCACATCGCAATCGTATTCAG TCACTACTCAGAGGCAGATTCCTGAGAAATGAAAGGCCTGTTGAGAATGAGAGACCACCTTCATTTGCTGCTGGTGAATTAAATCAGTTAAGGCAGAGGCACACAGTCTCTGGCTTGAG GGAAGGCTTTGGCTCCAGATTAGATAATATAAATCGTGATCAA GTGGAGCTTCAGCGTGAAAGCCGGGAAGAAAACAGCCATCAATTACCAGACCACGAGGTAAACTTGGATAGCAGCACATATGGTCGAAGTACCAACCAAGAAGTCACTGCTGATATGGGAAGTAGTGATGGGGAAGGACAGGTTACTGACGGTGAGAGAGTAAGCCAACGTCAATCAGCTCGTGATGACTCTAATGGTTGGGTAAATTCAGCTTCTGAAGTTACAAACCGAAACTGGCAGGAAAACTTAGTACCTGACCGGGATTTGGAAGCATTGTTAACTGAAGCTGGAGAACAACATGGGTTGGAAGAAACCCACGATGTTTGGCAGAATGATGGCCCGCGAGAAGCTGAGGATAATCGGTCAGCAAGGCATTCAGAACCTTCAAGACTACGGCATTCTATTCTAAATAGAGGAGTAACCAGGTTCCACCCACCTGATGATGACAATGTTTACAGCATGGAACTGAGGGAGCTACTAAGCAG GAGGAGCGTCTCTAATCTTCTTCATAGTGGTTTTCGTGAGAGCCTGGATCAGTTGATTCAATCATATGTACAAAGGCAAGGAAGGGCTCCCATTGATTGGGACCTGGATAGGAACTTGCCTCTTTCAGCATCTCTTGTGATGGATCAACCCACACGTGATGATGAGCATAATCAGGATGAACTTGATACTATCGGTAGACCTTCGCTGGTACTGCCAACACCTCCATTACCCCCACCACAACCCCTTTGGCATCAAGCTTTGCGACACTCTGGTTGGCCTCGTCACAGTGCCCATCGTTCTGAACTG GAGTGGGATACCATTAACGATCTAAGAGCAGATGTGGCAAAGCTTCAGCAGGGTATGAATCACATGCAAAGGACACTAGAGGCTTGCATGGACATGCAACTGGAGCTCCAACGCTCAGTTCGACTGGAAGTTTCAGCTGCTCTTAACCGATCAACTGGTGGGCAAG GGATTCCTGCGACATCTAAGGATGGGTCTAAATGGGGTCTTGTGAAAAAGGGTACCTGCTGTGTGTGCTGTGATGATCATATCGATTCCCTATTGTACAG CTACATAAAGATTATGACTTCAAATGGGAATTACCCGTTGGGTCACAGTGAGGATATTTGCGACTAG
- the LOC140820592 gene encoding SEC12-like protein 1 encodes MDAGDVPGGGVVTCATWIRRPENAHLAAVGKSKPFSIEIFSFDPKTTSLSPSPKAKYEFEEGVNPVTIAVHPSGDSIVCATSSGDCKLFSLYGREDNIKLLNEEVLPLQGIGLQKCLAFSVDGTKFATGGFDGHLRIFEWTNMRIILDEPRAHKSFQDMDFSLDSEFLASTSTDGSARIWNTNDGAPITTLTRNSDERIELCRFSKDGTKPFLFCSVQKGNKALTVVWDISTWKKVGHKRLLRKPASIMSVSLDGKYLALGSKDGDICVVDIKKMEVSHWSKRLHLGANIESLVFCPSERVILTTSTEWGVMITKLNVPADWKEWQIYILLLGLFLASVVAFYVFFENSDSFWNFPLAKDQSARSNIESFLGDPQSDDQKWGAFGPVDL; translated from the exons ATGGACGCCGGAGACGTGCCGGGAGGAGGTGTTGTGACTTGTGCGACGTGGATCAGACGGCCAGAAAACGCGCATTTGGCGGCGGTCGGAAAATCGAAGCCATTTTCTATAGAGATATTCTCCTTCGATCCGAAGACCACCTCTCTCTCTCCATCCCCAAAG GCTAAGTATGAATTTGAAGAAGGGGTTAATCCAGTGACAATTGCTGTGCATCCCAGTGGAGATAGCATAGTTTGTGCAACCAGTTCTGGCGACTGCAA ATTGTTCAGTTTGTATGGCCGGGAAGACAATATAAAACTTTTGAACGAAGAGGTGCTTCCACTGCAAGGAATTGGACTGCAAAAGTGCTTAGCTTTTAGTGTAGACGGAACTAAATTTGCAACCGGTGGATTT GACGGACATCTTAGAATATTTGAGTGGACAAACATGCGCATCATTTTAGACGAACCAAGAGCTCACAAGTCATTTCAAGACATGGATTTTAG CTTAGACTCAGAATTTCTAGCTTCAACATCAACTGATGGCTCGGCAAGAATATGGAACACAAATGATGGAGCTCCTATAACAACCTTGACACGGAACTCA GATGAAAGAATCGAACTTTGCCGATTTTCTAAAGATGGGACAAAACCCTTTCTATTTTGCAGTGTTCAAAAAG GAAATAAAGCACTGACAGTTGTTTGGGACATAAGTACATGGAAGAAAGTTGGGCACAAGAGGTTACTGAGAAAGCCAGCTTCAATAATGTCCGTGAGTTTGGATGGAAAATATCTTGCTTT GGGGAGCAAGGATGGAGATATATGTGTCGTAGACATCAAAAAAATGGAAGTCAGCCATTGGAGTAAGAGGTTGCACTTGGGCGCTAACATTGAATCATTAGTCTTTTGCCCCAGTGAAAG AGTAATTCTTACCACGTCTACCGAATGGGGAGTAATGATTACTAAACTGAATGTTCCTGCCGACTGGAAAG AATGGCAAATCTATATACTACTGTTGGGGCTATTTTTGGCTTCCGTTGTTGCGTTTTACGTTTTCTTTGAAAATTCTGACTCATTCTGGAACTTTCCACTCGCTAAGGATCAATCTGCGAGATCCAATATTGAATCTTTTCTGGGTGATCCTCAGTCTGATGACCAGAAATGGGGAGCCTTTGGACCGGTAGATTTGTGA
- the LOC140820575 gene encoding malate dehydrogenase [NADP], chloroplastic-like isoform X2 translates to MAAVAELNPSSPCKRPALCSSLKCSYALSRHYNRRSLFLRPAPVSRGSKIYCSVTSNEIQAPVAVKIDDPKKKAECYGVFCLTYDLKALASGEVFGPNQPIALKLLGSQRSIQALEGVAMELEDSLFPLLREVSIGIDPYEVFQDAEWALLIGAKPRGPGMERAGLLDINGQIFAEQGKALNAVASRNVQVIVVGNPCNTNALICLKNAPNIPAKNFHALTRLDENRAKCQLALKAGVFYDKVSNVTIWGNHSTTQVPDFLNAKIDGLPVKEVVKDTKWLEEEFTEKVQKRGGVLIQKWGRSSAASTSVSILDAIRSLVTPTPEGDWFSSGVYTTGNPYSIAEDIVFSMPCRSKGDGDYELVKDVVFDDYLWSRIKKTEAELLAEKKCVAHLTGEGVAVCDLPGDTMLPGEM, encoded by the exons ATGGCGGCGGTGGCAGAGTTGAACCCATCTTCTCCATGCAAAAGACCCGCCCTTTGCAGTTCTTTAAAGTGTTCTTACGCGTTAAGTCGTCATTACAATCGTCGTTCTCTTTTCCTCAGGCCAGCCCCCGTATCCCGCGGTTCCAAGATTTACTGCTCCGTAACTTCCAA TGAAATTCAAGCACCGGTGGCTGTGAAGATTGATGACCCGAAGAAGAAAGCTGAATGTTATGGAGTCTTTTGTCTCACTTATGATCTCAAAGCT CTTGCTTCTGGGGAGGTTTTTGGGCCAAATCAACCAATCGCATTAAAACTATTGGGATCCCAGCGTTCTATCCAAGCTCTTGAAG GAGTTGCAATGGAACTAGAGGACTCTTTGTTTCCTTTGTTGAGGGAAGTGAGCATCGGCATTGATCCATATGAGGTGTTCCAAGATGCAGAATGGGCACTTCTGATTGGAGCGAAGCCTCGTGGCCCTGGAATGGAACGAGCCGGCTTACTAGACATAAATGGGCAGATTTTTGCTGAACAG GGAAAAGCCCTTAATGCTGTCGCATCCCGTAATGTACAAGTGATTGTCGTGGGAAACCCTTGTAATACTAA TGCGTTGATTTGTTTGAAGAATGCACCAAATATTCCTGCAAAAAATTTCCACGCCCTGACTAGATTAGATGAAAATCGAGCAAAATGCCAG CTCGCCTTGAAGGCAGGAGTCTTTTACGACAAAGTTTCTAATGTTACCATATGGGGAAACCACTCAACAACGCAG GTTCCCGACTTTTTAAATGCTAAAATAGATGGTTTGCCTGTGAAAGAGGTTGTTAAAGATACGAAGTGGTTGGAAGAAGAATTCACTGAGAAGGTTCAAAAG AGAGGTGGTGTACTCATTCAGAAATGGGGAAGGTCCTCGGCTGCATCCACTTCCGTTTCAATTTTAGATGCAATAAGATCTCTTGTAACTCCTACTCCTGAAGGGGATTGGTTCTCATCTGGA GTGTATACTACCGGAAATCCTTACAGTATAGCAGAGGATATTGTTTTCAGCATGCCATGCAGATCAAAA GGAGATGGTGATTATGAACTAGTCAAAGATGTAGTATTTGATGACTACCTTTGGAGTCGAATCAAGAAG ACAGAAGCTGAACTTCTTGCTGAGAAGAAATGCGTAGCCCATCTCACCGGAGAG GGTGTTGCTGTGTGTGATCTTCCTGGAGACACGATGCTTCCTGGAGAAATGTAA
- the LOC140820575 gene encoding malate dehydrogenase [NADP], chloroplastic-like isoform X1: MAAVAELNPSSPCKRPALCSSLKCSYALSRHYNRRSLFLRPAPVSRGSKIYCSVTSNEIQAPVAVKIDDPKKKAECYGVFCLTYDLKAEEETQSWKKLINIAVSGAAGMISNHLLFRLASGEVFGPNQPIALKLLGSQRSIQALEGVAMELEDSLFPLLREVSIGIDPYEVFQDAEWALLIGAKPRGPGMERAGLLDINGQIFAEQGKALNAVASRNVQVIVVGNPCNTNALICLKNAPNIPAKNFHALTRLDENRAKCQLALKAGVFYDKVSNVTIWGNHSTTQVPDFLNAKIDGLPVKEVVKDTKWLEEEFTEKVQKRGGVLIQKWGRSSAASTSVSILDAIRSLVTPTPEGDWFSSGVYTTGNPYSIAEDIVFSMPCRSKGDGDYELVKDVVFDDYLWSRIKKTEAELLAEKKCVAHLTGEGVAVCDLPGDTMLPGEM, from the exons ATGGCGGCGGTGGCAGAGTTGAACCCATCTTCTCCATGCAAAAGACCCGCCCTTTGCAGTTCTTTAAAGTGTTCTTACGCGTTAAGTCGTCATTACAATCGTCGTTCTCTTTTCCTCAGGCCAGCCCCCGTATCCCGCGGTTCCAAGATTTACTGCTCCGTAACTTCCAA TGAAATTCAAGCACCGGTGGCTGTGAAGATTGATGACCCGAAGAAGAAAGCTGAATGTTATGGAGTCTTTTGTCTCACTTATGATCTCAAAGCT GAAGAGGAAACCCAATCTTGGAAGAAACTGATAAATATCGCTGTCTCTGGTGCAGCGGGGATGATATCCAATCATCTTCTTTTCAGA CTTGCTTCTGGGGAGGTTTTTGGGCCAAATCAACCAATCGCATTAAAACTATTGGGATCCCAGCGTTCTATCCAAGCTCTTGAAG GAGTTGCAATGGAACTAGAGGACTCTTTGTTTCCTTTGTTGAGGGAAGTGAGCATCGGCATTGATCCATATGAGGTGTTCCAAGATGCAGAATGGGCACTTCTGATTGGAGCGAAGCCTCGTGGCCCTGGAATGGAACGAGCCGGCTTACTAGACATAAATGGGCAGATTTTTGCTGAACAG GGAAAAGCCCTTAATGCTGTCGCATCCCGTAATGTACAAGTGATTGTCGTGGGAAACCCTTGTAATACTAA TGCGTTGATTTGTTTGAAGAATGCACCAAATATTCCTGCAAAAAATTTCCACGCCCTGACTAGATTAGATGAAAATCGAGCAAAATGCCAG CTCGCCTTGAAGGCAGGAGTCTTTTACGACAAAGTTTCTAATGTTACCATATGGGGAAACCACTCAACAACGCAG GTTCCCGACTTTTTAAATGCTAAAATAGATGGTTTGCCTGTGAAAGAGGTTGTTAAAGATACGAAGTGGTTGGAAGAAGAATTCACTGAGAAGGTTCAAAAG AGAGGTGGTGTACTCATTCAGAAATGGGGAAGGTCCTCGGCTGCATCCACTTCCGTTTCAATTTTAGATGCAATAAGATCTCTTGTAACTCCTACTCCTGAAGGGGATTGGTTCTCATCTGGA GTGTATACTACCGGAAATCCTTACAGTATAGCAGAGGATATTGTTTTCAGCATGCCATGCAGATCAAAA GGAGATGGTGATTATGAACTAGTCAAAGATGTAGTATTTGATGACTACCTTTGGAGTCGAATCAAGAAG ACAGAAGCTGAACTTCTTGCTGAGAAGAAATGCGTAGCCCATCTCACCGGAGAG GGTGTTGCTGTGTGTGATCTTCCTGGAGACACGATGCTTCCTGGAGAAATGTAA
- the LOC140824491 gene encoding probable small nuclear ribonucleoprotein F, giving the protein MDGEDDVVITFLLSKTLSPIYTPGIVETSEEKALLPKASAMATVPVNPKPFLNNLTGKPVMVKLKWGMEYKGFLVSVDSYMNLQLANAEEYIDGQCTGSLGEILIRCNNVLYLRGVPEDEEIEEADRD; this is encoded by the exons ATGGATGGAGAAGACGACGTCGTTATAACTTTTCTGCTTTCCAAAACCCTAAGCCCGATCTATACTCCCGGAATCGTTGAGACGAGCGAAGAAAAAGCTCTCCTGCCAAAAGCCTCTGCGATGGCT ACTGTTCCAGTTAATCCGAAGCCTTTCTTGAACAATTTGACTGGGAAGCCTGTAATGGTAAAACTAAAATGGGGCATGGAATACAAAG GTTTCCTCGTCTCCGTAGATTCATATATGAATTTGCAG CTTGCAAATGCTGAAGAATACATTGATGGGCAATGCACTGGAAGTCTTGGGGAGATTTTAATTAG ATGTAATAATGTTCTTTATCTTCGTGGGGTGCCAGAGGATGAAGAAATAGAAGAAGCAGACCGCGATTAG